From the genome of Kryptolebias marmoratus isolate JLee-2015 linkage group LG19, ASM164957v2, whole genome shotgun sequence, one region includes:
- the nfkbie gene encoding NF-kappa-B inhibitor epsilon yields MTSRDCSKDDLLEGTRMDSGIDSICPMLKSEEPREPSGDFSGPRDKLSVAEERLDSAYGSSSITVESLSEIVQDCALSSPAEEQTQELSEQENLLTTITEDGDTILHLAIIHEDILIALELIHLFPKEVLDIQNNLYQSPLHLATYLNLTDVVKGLLEKGASLELQDQDGNTALHAACQHGRTDCAAEMTRDVSSSTLAPILETQNWRGLACLHLAVLNRQHQVMMLLMKKGTDLNIQEGTSGKTALHLAVELRDITSVKLLLNRGANVDAAMYNGCTPLHLAVGRQDTAIANLLCQSGADTMLRNMEDETALDLADGNDDILALFPFDDLQISGRSVVGMKLS; encoded by the exons ATGACGAGCCGGGACTGCAGCAAGGATGACTTGCTGGAGGGAACCCGAATGGACTCGGGCATCGACTCGATCTGCCCCATGTTGAAGTCGGAGGAGCCCCGGGAGCCGAGCGGCGACTTCAGCGGGCCGAGGGACAAGCTGTCCGTCGCGGAGGAGCGCTTGGACTCAGCCTACGGCTCCTCGTCCATCACGGTGGAGAGCCTGTCGGAGATCGTGCAGGACTGCGCTTTGTCCAGCCCCGCGGAGGAGCAAACACAAGAACTCTCTGAGCAGGAGAACCTGCTCACAACCATCACAGAGGATGGAGACAC AATTCTGCACCTTGCGATCATCCACGAGGATATATTAATCGCTCTGGAGTTGATTCACCTGTTCCCCAAAGAGGTCCTGGACATCCAGAACAACTTGTACCAG AGCCCGTTGCACCTGGCCACCTACCTGAACCTGACGGATGTGGTGAAGGGCTTGCTGGAGAAGGGGGCCAGCCTGGAGCTGCAGGACCAGGACGGGAACACGGCGCTGCACGCCGCCTGCCAGCACGGCCGGACGGACTGCGCCGCCGAAATGACCAGAGACGTTTCTTCCAGCACGCTGGCGCCGATCCTCGAGACCCAGAACTGGAGAG GTCTCGCCTGTCTTCACTTGGCGGTGCTGAACAGGCAGCATCAAGTCATGATGCTCCTGATGAAAAAGGGAACAGATCTTAATATCCAG GAAGGAACCAGCGGCAAAACGGCCCTTCACCTCGCCGTGGAGCTGCGCGACATCACGTCGGTGAAGCTGCTGCTCAACAGGGGGGCCAACGTGGACGCCGCCATGTACAACGGCTGCACGCCGCTGCACCTCGCCGTGGGGAGGCAGGACACCGCCATCGCCAACCTCCTCTGCCAGTCTGGCGCCGACACGATGCTGCGGAACATGGAGGACGAGACGGCGCTGGATCTGGCCGACGGCAATGATGAT attctGGCCCTGTTTCCTTTCGACGACCTCCAGATCTCTGGGAGATCGGTGGTCGGCATGAAGTTGAGCTGA
- the tmem151ba gene encoding transmembrane protein 151B isoform X2: MSPASSAAVASESSTATSVPEEEEADSPREEHPQKQSLAKSLCQETHWKCLLLSMLMYGCVGVMAWCQVTKVTRLSFDSAYKGKSMMYHDSPCSNGYIYIPLAFLVMLYVVYLVECWHCYARNELQYKVDVNNVGERIQRMQQATPCIWWKAISYHYIRRTRQVTRYRNGDAYTTTQVYHERVNTHVAEAEFDYGNCGVKDISKQLQGLEGFPITRLRFTKCFSFANVESENSYLTQRARFFTENEGLDDYMEAREGMHLKNVDFKEYMIAFSDPDHAPWYASNSTFWVAAALTLSWPLRVLTEYRTACVHYHVEKLFGFDFVPVTPSEERPYCRHIPRVNTIDSTELEWHIRSNQQLVPSYSEAVLMDLAQLSGSCNSYSMCGGYGSYRQNCERCHRAISSSSIFSRSALSICNTASPRIPFSASRFSLGRLYGSRRSCLWRSSGSLNERSCPNESTRCLSGQQTSEENPPAYQDALCFPVLIVHRNEGCLNHDHRSLHRNGSCVETSL, translated from the exons ATGTCCCCGGCGTCTTCGGCCGCAGTGGCCAGTGAGAGCAGCACCGCCACCTCAGTccccgaggaggaggaggcggacaGTCCCAGGGAGGAG CATCCCCAGAAACAGTCTCTGGCTAAGTCTCTGTGTCAGGAAACGCACTGGAAATGCCTGCTGCTGTCCATGCTGATGTACGGCTGCGTCGGGGTGATGGCCTGGTGCCAGGTGACCAAGGTCACACGGCTCTCCTTCGACAGTGCCTACAAGGGAAAGTCCATGATGTACCACGACAGCCCCTGCTCCAACGGCTACATCTACATCCCTCTGGCCTTCCTGGTCATGCTCTACGTGGTTTACCTGGTGGAGTGCTGGCACTGCTACGCCAGGAATGAGCTGCAGTACAAGGTAGACGTGAACAACGTGGGCGAGCGCATACAGCGGATGCAACAGGCTACGCCCTGCATCTGGTGGAAGGCCATCAGCTATCACTACATCAGGAGGACGCGGCAGGTGACACGTTACCGCAATGGAGACGCCTACACCACTACGCAGGTCTACCACGAGAGAGTGAACACGCATGTGGCCGAGGCAGAGTTTGACTATGGAAACTGTGGTGTTAAGGACATCTCAAAGCAACTGCAAGGCCTGGAGGGATTCCCCATCACCAGGCTGAGGTTCACTAAGTGCTTTAGCTTTGCCAATGTGGAGTCAGAAAACTCCTACCTGACCCAGAGAGCCAGGttctttacagaaaatgagGGCCTGGATGATTACATGGAGGCCCGTGAGGGGATGCATCTGAAGAATGTGGACTTCAAGGAGTACATGATTGCCTTTTCTGACCCCGACCACGCCCCCTGGTACGCGTCAAACTCCACTTTCTGGGTGGCGGCTGCTCTCACCCTCTCCTGGCCTCTGCGGGTGCTGACAGAGTACCGCACCGCCTGTGTGCACTACCACGTAGAGAAGCTGTTTGGGTTTGACTTTGTGCCAGTCACACCGTCCGAGGAGCGCCCGTATTGCAGACACATCCCGCGAGTCAACACAATCGACAGCACAGAGCTAGAGTGGCACATCCGCTCCAACCAGCAGCTGGTGCCCAGCTACTCGGAGGCGGTCCTGATGGATCTGGCCCAGCTCTCTGGGAGCTGTAACAGTTACTCCATGTGTGGGGGCTACGGCAGCTACAGGCAGAACTGCGAACGCTGCCATCGCGccatcagcagctcctccatCTTCTCCCGCAGCGCCCTGAGCATTTGTAACACGGCAAGCCCCCGCATCCCCTTCAGCGCCAGCCGCTTCTCTCTGGGGCGGCTGTACGGCTCCAGGCGGAGCTgcctgtggaggagcagtgggaGCCTGAACGAGCGGTCCTGTCCAAACGAGAGCACTCGCTGTCTGTCGGGCCAGCAGACCAGTGAGGAGAACCCTCCTGCCTATCAGGACGCTCTGTGCTTTCCGGTGCTCATCGTGCATCGCAACGAAGGCTGCCTGAATCATGACCACCGCTCTCTGCACAGGAACGGCTCCTGCGTGGAAACTTCACTATGA
- the tmem151ba gene encoding transmembrane protein 151B isoform X1 produces the protein MSPASSAAVASESSTATSVPEEEEADSPREEQHPQKQSLAKSLCQETHWKCLLLSMLMYGCVGVMAWCQVTKVTRLSFDSAYKGKSMMYHDSPCSNGYIYIPLAFLVMLYVVYLVECWHCYARNELQYKVDVNNVGERIQRMQQATPCIWWKAISYHYIRRTRQVTRYRNGDAYTTTQVYHERVNTHVAEAEFDYGNCGVKDISKQLQGLEGFPITRLRFTKCFSFANVESENSYLTQRARFFTENEGLDDYMEAREGMHLKNVDFKEYMIAFSDPDHAPWYASNSTFWVAAALTLSWPLRVLTEYRTACVHYHVEKLFGFDFVPVTPSEERPYCRHIPRVNTIDSTELEWHIRSNQQLVPSYSEAVLMDLAQLSGSCNSYSMCGGYGSYRQNCERCHRAISSSSIFSRSALSICNTASPRIPFSASRFSLGRLYGSRRSCLWRSSGSLNERSCPNESTRCLSGQQTSEENPPAYQDALCFPVLIVHRNEGCLNHDHRSLHRNGSCVETSL, from the exons ATGTCCCCGGCGTCTTCGGCCGCAGTGGCCAGTGAGAGCAGCACCGCCACCTCAGTccccgaggaggaggaggcggacaGTCCCAGGGAGGAG CAGCATCCCCAGAAACAGTCTCTGGCTAAGTCTCTGTGTCAGGAAACGCACTGGAAATGCCTGCTGCTGTCCATGCTGATGTACGGCTGCGTCGGGGTGATGGCCTGGTGCCAGGTGACCAAGGTCACACGGCTCTCCTTCGACAGTGCCTACAAGGGAAAGTCCATGATGTACCACGACAGCCCCTGCTCCAACGGCTACATCTACATCCCTCTGGCCTTCCTGGTCATGCTCTACGTGGTTTACCTGGTGGAGTGCTGGCACTGCTACGCCAGGAATGAGCTGCAGTACAAGGTAGACGTGAACAACGTGGGCGAGCGCATACAGCGGATGCAACAGGCTACGCCCTGCATCTGGTGGAAGGCCATCAGCTATCACTACATCAGGAGGACGCGGCAGGTGACACGTTACCGCAATGGAGACGCCTACACCACTACGCAGGTCTACCACGAGAGAGTGAACACGCATGTGGCCGAGGCAGAGTTTGACTATGGAAACTGTGGTGTTAAGGACATCTCAAAGCAACTGCAAGGCCTGGAGGGATTCCCCATCACCAGGCTGAGGTTCACTAAGTGCTTTAGCTTTGCCAATGTGGAGTCAGAAAACTCCTACCTGACCCAGAGAGCCAGGttctttacagaaaatgagGGCCTGGATGATTACATGGAGGCCCGTGAGGGGATGCATCTGAAGAATGTGGACTTCAAGGAGTACATGATTGCCTTTTCTGACCCCGACCACGCCCCCTGGTACGCGTCAAACTCCACTTTCTGGGTGGCGGCTGCTCTCACCCTCTCCTGGCCTCTGCGGGTGCTGACAGAGTACCGCACCGCCTGTGTGCACTACCACGTAGAGAAGCTGTTTGGGTTTGACTTTGTGCCAGTCACACCGTCCGAGGAGCGCCCGTATTGCAGACACATCCCGCGAGTCAACACAATCGACAGCACAGAGCTAGAGTGGCACATCCGCTCCAACCAGCAGCTGGTGCCCAGCTACTCGGAGGCGGTCCTGATGGATCTGGCCCAGCTCTCTGGGAGCTGTAACAGTTACTCCATGTGTGGGGGCTACGGCAGCTACAGGCAGAACTGCGAACGCTGCCATCGCGccatcagcagctcctccatCTTCTCCCGCAGCGCCCTGAGCATTTGTAACACGGCAAGCCCCCGCATCCCCTTCAGCGCCAGCCGCTTCTCTCTGGGGCGGCTGTACGGCTCCAGGCGGAGCTgcctgtggaggagcagtgggaGCCTGAACGAGCGGTCCTGTCCAAACGAGAGCACTCGCTGTCTGTCGGGCCAGCAGACCAGTGAGGAGAACCCTCCTGCCTATCAGGACGCTCTGTGCTTTCCGGTGCTCATCGTGCATCGCAACGAAGGCTGCCTGAATCATGACCACCGCTCTCTGCACAGGAACGGCTCCTGCGTGGAAACTTCACTATGA